Proteins from a single region of Platichthys flesus chromosome 16, fPlaFle2.1, whole genome shotgun sequence:
- the olfm2a gene encoding noelin-2a isoform X1 translates to MTVPMLKIGAVLSTMAMVTNWMSQTLPSLVGLNGTTVSRGGTSERIVSALYPSPEEGWQIYSSAQDADGKCVCTVVAPAQNMCNRDPRSRQLRQLMEKVQNISQSMEVLDLRTYRDLQYVRNTESLMKVVDGKLKVASDNPRSLNPKGFQELKDKVTQLLPLLPVLEQYKADAKMILRLREEVRNLSLVLMAIQEEMGAYDYEELRHRVLLLETRLHSCMQKLGCGKLTGVSNPITVRASGSRFGFWMTDTMIPSSDNRVWSMDGYFKGRRVLEYRTMNDFMKGQNFVQHLLPHPWAGTGHVVYNGSLYYNKYQSNIIIKYHFRSRSVLVQRSLSGAGYNNTFPYSWGGSSDIDLMADENGLWAVYTTIPNAGNIVISRLEPQSLEVLQTWDTGFPKRSAGESFMICGTLYVTNSHLAGAKIYFAYYTNTSSYEYTDIPFHNQYSHISMMDYNPRERVLYTWNNGHQVLYNVTLFQVIKTSGD, encoded by the exons ATGACCGTCCCTATGCTAAAGATTGGGGCGGTGCTCAGCACCATGGCCATGGTGACCAACTGGATGTCTCAGACTCTGCCCTCTCTGGTGGGACTCAACGGGACCACCGTCTCCAGAGGTGGCACTTCGGAGAGGATTGTCAGC gctCTGTACCCGAGCCCGGAGGAGGGCTGGCAGATCTACAGCTCGGCACAGGACGCAGATGGGAAGTGTGTCTGCACCGTGGTCGCACCGGCCCAGAACATGTGTAACCGGGACCCACGCAGCAGACAGCTTCGTCAGCTGATGGAGAAG GTTCAGAACATCAGCCAGTCAATGGAGGTGCTGGACCTGCGGACATACAGAGACCTGCAGTACGTGAGGAACACCGAGAGTCTGATGAAGGTGGTGGACGGGAAGCTGAAGGTGGCTTCTGACAATCCCCGCAGTCTCAATCCAAAGGGTTTTCAG GAGTTAAAGGACAAGGTCACCCAGCTGCTCCCCTTGCTGCCAGTGCTGGAACAGTACAAGGCGGACGCCAAGATGATCCTGCGTCTTCGGGAGGAGGTGAGAAATCTGTCTCTGGTGCTGATGGCCATCCAGGAAGAGATGGGGGCCTACGATTATGAGGAGCTACGCCATAGagtcctgctgctggagaccaGGCTCCACTCGTGCATGCAGAAACTAG GCTGTGGCAAACTCACTGGCGTCAGTAATCCCATCACAGTACGAGCATCGGGGTCAAGGTTTGGCTTCTGGATGACAGACACTATGATCCCCAGCTCAGACAACAGA GTCTGGTCCATGGACGGTTACTTCAAGGGACGTCGTGTCCTGGAATACCGCACAATGAATGATTTCATGAAGGGCCAGAACTTTGTGCAGCACCTGCTGCCTCACCCCTGGGCCGGCACTGGCCACGTGGTTTACAACGGCTCGCTGTACTACAACAAGTACCAGAGCAACATCATCATCAAGTACCACTTCCGCTCTCGGAGTGTGCTGGTGCAGCGCAGCCTGAGTGGGGCCGGATATAACAACACCTTTCCCTACTCCTGGGGTGGCTCCTCCGACATCGACCTCATGGCGGATGAAAATGGCCTGTGGGCCGTTTATACCACCATCCCCAACGCTGGGAACATTGTCATCAGCCGCCTGGAGCCGCAGAGTCTGGAAGTGCTGCAGACGTGGGACACAGGTTTTCCCAAGCGCAGTGCTGGAGAGTCCTTCATGATCTGCGGTACACTCTACGTCACCAACTCCCATCTGGCTGGTGCCAAGATCTACTTTGCCTACTACACCAACACGTCGAGCTACGAGTACACGGACATCCCCTTCCACAATCAATACTCCCACATCTCCATGATGGACTACAACCCCAGGGAGAGGGTCCTGTACACCTGGAACAACGGACACCAGGTGCTCTACAATGTCACACTGTTCCAGGTTATTAAGACTTCTGGTGACTGA
- the olfm2a gene encoding noelin-2a isoform X2 — protein sequence MHLFSAMFLLVMLAAVPCEALYPSPEEGWQIYSSAQDADGKCVCTVVAPAQNMCNRDPRSRQLRQLMEKVQNISQSMEVLDLRTYRDLQYVRNTESLMKVVDGKLKVASDNPRSLNPKGFQELKDKVTQLLPLLPVLEQYKADAKMILRLREEVRNLSLVLMAIQEEMGAYDYEELRHRVLLLETRLHSCMQKLGCGKLTGVSNPITVRASGSRFGFWMTDTMIPSSDNRVWSMDGYFKGRRVLEYRTMNDFMKGQNFVQHLLPHPWAGTGHVVYNGSLYYNKYQSNIIIKYHFRSRSVLVQRSLSGAGYNNTFPYSWGGSSDIDLMADENGLWAVYTTIPNAGNIVISRLEPQSLEVLQTWDTGFPKRSAGESFMICGTLYVTNSHLAGAKIYFAYYTNTSSYEYTDIPFHNQYSHISMMDYNPRERVLYTWNNGHQVLYNVTLFQVIKTSGD from the exons gctCTGTACCCGAGCCCGGAGGAGGGCTGGCAGATCTACAGCTCGGCACAGGACGCAGATGGGAAGTGTGTCTGCACCGTGGTCGCACCGGCCCAGAACATGTGTAACCGGGACCCACGCAGCAGACAGCTTCGTCAGCTGATGGAGAAG GTTCAGAACATCAGCCAGTCAATGGAGGTGCTGGACCTGCGGACATACAGAGACCTGCAGTACGTGAGGAACACCGAGAGTCTGATGAAGGTGGTGGACGGGAAGCTGAAGGTGGCTTCTGACAATCCCCGCAGTCTCAATCCAAAGGGTTTTCAG GAGTTAAAGGACAAGGTCACCCAGCTGCTCCCCTTGCTGCCAGTGCTGGAACAGTACAAGGCGGACGCCAAGATGATCCTGCGTCTTCGGGAGGAGGTGAGAAATCTGTCTCTGGTGCTGATGGCCATCCAGGAAGAGATGGGGGCCTACGATTATGAGGAGCTACGCCATAGagtcctgctgctggagaccaGGCTCCACTCGTGCATGCAGAAACTAG GCTGTGGCAAACTCACTGGCGTCAGTAATCCCATCACAGTACGAGCATCGGGGTCAAGGTTTGGCTTCTGGATGACAGACACTATGATCCCCAGCTCAGACAACAGA GTCTGGTCCATGGACGGTTACTTCAAGGGACGTCGTGTCCTGGAATACCGCACAATGAATGATTTCATGAAGGGCCAGAACTTTGTGCAGCACCTGCTGCCTCACCCCTGGGCCGGCACTGGCCACGTGGTTTACAACGGCTCGCTGTACTACAACAAGTACCAGAGCAACATCATCATCAAGTACCACTTCCGCTCTCGGAGTGTGCTGGTGCAGCGCAGCCTGAGTGGGGCCGGATATAACAACACCTTTCCCTACTCCTGGGGTGGCTCCTCCGACATCGACCTCATGGCGGATGAAAATGGCCTGTGGGCCGTTTATACCACCATCCCCAACGCTGGGAACATTGTCATCAGCCGCCTGGAGCCGCAGAGTCTGGAAGTGCTGCAGACGTGGGACACAGGTTTTCCCAAGCGCAGTGCTGGAGAGTCCTTCATGATCTGCGGTACACTCTACGTCACCAACTCCCATCTGGCTGGTGCCAAGATCTACTTTGCCTACTACACCAACACGTCGAGCTACGAGTACACGGACATCCCCTTCCACAATCAATACTCCCACATCTCCATGATGGACTACAACCCCAGGGAGAGGGTCCTGTACACCTGGAACAACGGACACCAGGTGCTCTACAATGTCACACTGTTCCAGGTTATTAAGACTTCTGGTGACTGA